GGGTGGTAATACCTATACCAACGTCAACAGTGCGTTGAGTGCCGTCAACGCCACCGCCAACGAAGGTTGGAACTTGAGCGCGAACGGCGGGACAGCCGTCAACGTGGCGCCGGGTGCGACGGTGAATGTGGCGCAAGGCGCCAGCGGCAATATCGCGGTAACACGGAGCGGGACTGGCCTGACCATCGACACCAACCCGAATCTGACCGCCACCAGCGTGACCACGGGCAATACGGTGATGAACACCAGTGGCGTGACGGTGAGTGGTGGAACCAATCCGGTGACGTTGAGCAGCAGTGGCTTGAACAACGGCGGTAATGTGATCACCGGTGTGGCAGCGGGCGCCTTGTCCGCGACCAGCACGCAGGCGGTGAATGGTAGTCAGTTGTTTGCGACCAATCAGCAGGTGACGACCAACACGACCAATCTCGGCAACTTGGGTAGCAGCGTCGCCTCGGGTCTGGGCGGTAGCAGCGCTTACAACAGCGGCACGGGTCAGCTCACGACATCGCTGTCGGTGGGTGGCAATACCTATACCAGCGTCAACAGTGCGTTGAGTGCCATCAACACCACCGCCGGCGAAGGTTGGAACTTGAGCGCGAACGGCGGGGCGGTTGCCAATGTGGCGCCGGGTGCGACGGTGAATGTGGCGCAAGGCGCTAGCGGCAATATCGCGGTGACACGGAGTGGGACCAACCTGACCATCGACACCAACCCGAACCTGACCGCCACCAGCGTGACCACGGGCAATACGGTGATGAACACCAGTGGCGTGACGGTGAGTGGCGGAACCAATCCGGTGACGCTGACCGACGCTGGCTTGAACAACGGCGGCAACGTGATCACCGGTGTGGCGGCGGGCACCTTGTCCGCGACCAGCACGCAGGCGGTGAATGGTAGTCAGTTGTTTGCGACCAATCAGCAGGTGACGACCAACACGACCAATCTCGGCAACTTGGGTAGCAGCGTCGCTTCGGGTCTGGGCGGTAGCAGCGCTTACAACAGCGGCACGGGTCAGCTCACGACATCGCTGTCGGTGGGTGGTAATACCTATACCAGCGTCAACAGTGCGTTGAGTGCTGTCAACACCACCGCCAGCAAAGGTTGGAACTTGAGCGCGAACGGCGGGGCGGTTGCCAATGTGGCGCCGGGTGCGACGGTGAATGTGGCGCAAGGCGCTAGCGGCAATATCGCGGTGACACGGAGTGGGACCAACCTGACCATCGACACCAACCCGAACCTGACCGCCACCAGCGTGACCACGGGCAATACGGTGATGAACACCAGTGGCGTGACGGTGAGTGGTGGAACCAATCCGGTGACGCTGACCGACGCTGGCTTGAACAACGGCGGCAACGTGATCACCGGTGTGGCGGCGGGCACCTTGTCCGCGACCAGCACGCAGGCGGTGAATGGTAGTCAGTTGTTTGCGACCAATCAGCAGGTGACGACCAACACGACCAATCTCGGCAACCTGGGTAGCAGCGTCGCCTCGGGTCTGGGCGGTAGCAGCGCTTACAACAGCGGCACGGGTCAGCTCACGACATCGCTGTCGGTGGGTGGCAATACCTATACCAACGTCAACAGTGCGTTGAGTGCCGTCAACGCCACCGCCAACGAAGGTTGGAACTTGAGCGCGAACGGCGGGACGGCCGTCAATGTGGCGCCGGGTGCGACGGTGAATGTGGCGCAAGGCGCCAGCGGCAATATCGCGGTAACACGGAGCGGAACCGACCTGACCATCGACACCAACCCGAACCTGACCGCCACCAGCGTGACCACGGGCAATACGGTGATGAACACCAGTGGCGTGACGGTGAGTGGCGGAACCAATCCGGTGACGCTGACCGACGCTGGCTTGAACAACGGCGGCAACGTGATCACCGGTGTGGCGGCGGGCGCCTTGTCCGCGACCAGCACGCAGGCGGTGAACGGTAGTCAGTTGTTTGCGGTGAGCACCTCGCTCAATAACCTGGGCAGCAGCACGGCCAGTAACCTGGGCGGTGGCAGTACGTACAACAGCAGCACGGGTACGGTGAGTGCACCGAGCTACACCATCAATGGCACCACCTATAACAACGTGGGATCAGCGCTGGCGGCGGCCACAACGCACGACTACAGCGTCCATTCTACGAGTCCCGGGACGGATACTAACTACAACAATGCCGGTGCTACCGGTGCCAATGCGTTAGCGGCGGGAGTCAGCGCGAGTGCCGCCGGTGCTAACAGCTCGGCGCTGGGGGCTTTGGCGAATGCTTCTGCGGCAGGGGCAACGGCCATCGGCAGTAGCGCAATAGCCGGCGCAGCCGATGCGATCGCATTGGATGCCAATGCGATAGCCAACGGGGTCAATTCAGTGGCGTTGGGCTATGTGGCAAACGCTTCTGCGGCAGGGGCCACGGCCATCGGCGGTAACGCAACAGCCGGCGGTGCCAATGCGATCGCTTTGGGTACGGGTTCCATGGCATTAGGCTCCAGTACCATTGCTATGTCGCTCAATAGCGATGCTCAAGGTAGTGACTCCATCGCTTTAGGCTATTATTCAAACGCAGCGGGGAACAATGCCATTGCGGAGGGACCCCTCGCTAATGCGATTGGCGCGAGCGCGCTGGCGTTCGGCAATATGGCGAACGCCAGCCAGATCGATGCTATCGCGTTGGGCGCCAGTTCGACAGCCAATGGGGTCAGTTCGGTGGCGTTGGGCTACCAGGCAGCCTCCGACGCGACGGGCGGCGTAGCATTGGGCGCGGGGGCCGTGGCGACGAATGCGGGCGATGTGGCGCTTGGCCAGAATTCAGTCACTTCCGCGCATTCCACTGGGCCTTACACGATCAACGGCGGCACGCCTGCCGGCACGTCGGACACGACGGGCGTGGTGTCGGTGGGCGCGTCAGGCGCTGACCGTCAGATCCAGAATGTGGCTGCTGGCACGGTGTCCGCCACCTCTACCGATGCGATCAACGGTTCGCAGTTGTATGACGTGGGCACTTCGCTCAATGACCTGGGTAGCAGCACGGCCAGCGGTTTAGGGGGTAGCTCGAGCTATAACAGCAGCACGGGTCAGCTCACGACATTGCTGATGGTGGGCGGCAACACCTACACCAACGTCAACAGTGCGTTGAATGCCGTCAACACGATAGCCAGCGAAGGTTGGAACTTGAGCGCAAACAGCGGGGCGGCCGTCAATGTGGCGCCGGGTTCGACGGTGAATGTGTCGCAAGGCGCCAGTGGCAATATCGCGGTGACGCAGAGCGGGACCGACCTGACCATCGACACCAACCCGAACCTGACCGCCACCAGCATGACCACGGGCAATACGGTGATGAACACCAGTGGCGTGACGGTGAGTGGTGGAACCAATCCGGTGACGCTGACCGACGCTGGCTTGAACAACGGCGGCAACGTGATCACCGGTGTGGCGGCGGGCACCTTGTCCGCGACCAGCACGCAGGCGGTGAATGGTAGCCAGTTGTATGCGACCAATCAGCAGGTGGCGACCAACACCACCAATATCAACAATGTGCTGAATGGCACAGCAGGTCCGTTTGTTTCCGACAACTCGGTGACGTCTACGCAGGCGGTATCGTCCGGTGCGAATGCGGCGGCGGGTGGCTTTGGCGCCAGTGCGACAGGCGCGGCCTCGACGGTGATTGGCAATGAAGCGACGGACAATGGCAATGCCGATGCGACGGTGGTGGGTGAAGGCGCCAGCATCGACAGTGGATTGACTGGCTCGAATGTGGCGTTGGGTCAAGACAGCGAGGTGACCACCGCAGCGGTACCGACGGCCAGCGACACGATCAATGGTGACACTTACAACTACGCAGGCGCCACGCCGGGCGGGGTGGTGAGCGTGGGCAATGCCAGCACTAATGTGCAGCGCCAGATCACCAACGTGGCGGCTGGCCAGGTGAGTGCGGCCAGCGTGGATGCGGTGAATGGTTCGCAGTTATATGCCACCGATCAAGCCCTCGATAGTCTGGGAAGCACGGTCAACGGCATCGTGAACGGTGGCGGCATCAAGTACTTCCATGTCAACTCGACCTTGGCCGATAGCAGCGCCGTAGGCACCAATAGTGTTGCCGTGGGTGCGGAATCGGTGGCTTACGGTGAGAATGCCATTGCCCAGGGGTTTGATGCGGTAGCAGGCGTAAGTGGAGGAGCACAGGCAAATGATATCGCCATTGGCAATGGTGCTCAGGCAACTGGCGGCAATTCGATTGCAGAGGGCGCGAGTGCGGTGGCGAGTACGGCCGGTGCCGTGGCGATTGGCGATACGGCCGTGGCGGAAGGTGGCCAAGCCGTATCGATCGGCCTTGGCGATGTAGCCTCTGGCAATGGGGCGGTGGCGATCGGCGATCCCAACAGCGCAACGGGTACCGGTGCGGTGGCCCTGGGTAATGACAACGCGGCTACCGGCCAAGGCGCTGTCGCGCTGGGCAACGCTAATTCGGCCAACGGACAGGGTAGCGTGGCGCTGGGTAATACAAGCAAAGCCTCCGCGGCGGGTGCCGTTGCCGTGGGTAATGCAAGCAGCGCCTCCAATACCAACAGTGCGGCGTACGGAAGCGGAAGTAACGCATCAGGTAGCAGCAGCATTGCGGTAGGTAGTAACAGTAGCGCATCCGGCAGCAACAGCACGGCATTGGGCGCCAATGCCCAAGCCACGGCGGCCAATGCAACGGCCATCGGTAGCGGTTCGGTTGCCAATCAGGCCAATACCGTATCGGTGGGCTCGGCCGGCAACACGCGCCGAATCACCAACGTCACCGCAGGGACCGAAACGACGGATGCCGCGACGGTAGGCCAGTTGAATAATGCAACAGCCGGTTCCGTGCAGTACGACAAGAACAGCGATGGAAGCGTCAACTATTCCAGCGTCACGGTAGGAACAGCGAGTACACCTGCCACCATTCACAATGTCGCCAATGGGGTTGCCCCTAACGATGCCGTCAACGTTGGTCAGCTCAATGCTGGTGTGCAATCGGCGGAGAACTGGGCGGCGCAGTATACCGACAAGCAGATCAATACGATCAATCAGAATCTCAATAATTTGAGTAACCGCGCCAATGCGGGGGTTGCCTCCGCTATGGCAATGGCGGGCTTGCCGCAAGCGTATCAACCTAATCAGAGCTCTGCTGCGGTTGCCTTGGGATCCTTCCACGGCCAGACAGGTATCGCGGTCGGCATGTCGACGGTATCAGAGAGCGGTCGCTGGGTTTACAAAGTCAACCTTACCGACGATACACGAGGCGATGTGGGTGTAAGCGTCGGCGCAGCGGTCACGTGGTAGGCGGGAAACGATCACGCCTAGAGAAACGCAATGACGTCGCGTCCGTTCCGGACGCGACGGATTTCTCCACCGCTGGTGATGTGTGCCTTGGCTGGAATGGTTGGTTGCCATGAAACACGCCCTTGCCTCTGATTCGTCGTCGCGGTTCGCGGATTCGTAGGAGCGGCCCCCTGTGGCCGCCCTTTCTCTTGGTGCGCCCGGCAGGGCGCACCTGCTAGGAGGTGAAAGTCCTCTACTCACCCGACAAGGGGAAGGGTTAGCCAGAGGCAAGGGCGTTTCGGGTGACTGGATGTCTGAAGGAAGCCCGAGGCAAAACGCTGGCTTGACGAACAGGAAGCGGATACGAGGCGACGCGTTGGGGTGAGGACAAGTTCCCTTAGTGAAAACCCCCAAGGCGATACACCGAGGAGATTGGCGCACTGGCTGAATCCGACCGGTGAGAAGAAGGTCCACTCGCTAGTGGACAAGATTTACAAGATGAAGAACCTGGAGTTGGCTTGGGAGAAGGTCAAGCGCAACCGAGGAGCGTGAGGTATCGACGGACAGAGCTTGGTGGAATTCGAAAGGGACCTGCAAGGGAACCTGAAGCGGCTCCACGAGGAACTGCGCACGCAGACTTACCAGCCGCTGCCAGTGAAGCGTCAACTGATACCCAAGAGCGGTCAGCCGGGTAAATTCAGGCCACTAGGCATACCCACTGTCTACGACAGGGTATGGCAACAGGCGCTGATGAACCGTCTGGAAGCTATCTTTGAGCCGATATTCGATGCTGCCAGTTTTGGATATCGGCGAGGGAGATCGACCAAGGATGCGATGCGCAAAATCTGGACTGAGTTGGAACAAGGACATGAGTGGGTTGTCGATGCGGATCTGAAAGATTTCTTCGGATCGGTGAACCACGACAAGCTGATGGAATTGCTCCATCAACGAGTAGCTGATGACGACAGGAACCGCCGTATGCGGAGCCGCACGTACGGTGGTGTGGAAGGGAGCCGGGTTACCGGCTCCCTATCCGATATCACATCTTTTTGTTTGCTATGTGCTAATCAGGTCTTCTTATGAATCTTCCGGGTCATAATGAGACGCGAAAGGGTAGCCTGCAGGCTGATCCTGATTCGAGGGTAAGTCATGATAGGGTCCGCAGCCTGGCTTTAATCCGGGATGGACAGATTCATGAAAATGGATAGTTTTCGATTTTTCAGTTGCTTATATAAATGATTTCATTTTATCTCTAATGACAAAACATGTGAAAATGTGAAACACATCACATTGCACGATTAATGCTATGTTTCTGACAAGGGCTGTTTGGGTGGTCAGCCTGGGGATTGCCAAATTCATCGCACACCAGAATGGAGGGAGCCTCGAGTGATTCCATGCATGGCTAATGCAGGGATTCCATATCCATCGAACTCACTTCGAAGAAGTGCAAAGCACCGATGCGCCGCACGGTGATAGCGTTGCTGATCGCGTTGTCCTTCTGCGGCGCCGGCGAGGCGGTCTGCGCTTCGACGACGATGCAGGTCACAGCGGATGCGGCTAGCCTGCTGAATCAGGCACGTGCAGCACGCGAGGCCGGCAAGCGAATCGAGGCGTTGGCCTATTGCCAAGAAGCACTGGCGCGCTGGCCAGACAATCCGGAAGCACGTCAACTCAACGTTACCTTGCTGTCCGAGCTGGGCGCGTCGACACGTGCGATGGAACTCGGCATCACACTTCCTTCGGCTAAAGATCCTGCCGTGCGCGATCGCCTGATTGCCGACTACGATGCCCACCTGGTGCATTGGGCACGCGGCGAACCGGCCGATGCACATCATCCGTATACTGAGGCGGACCAGGCGGCGGCACAGATCCAGCGCCTGGCCAATGATCCCAGCGTACCCGCAGACATCCGCCTGCGTGCCACCCTGGACATGCTGGTGGTACTCGATCAGGCCGATCGGGCTGATGATGTGCTGGCCCATTACGCCGAACTTAAGAAACAAGGCGTGTCATTGCCGCCCTATGCCGAACAAGTCGTCGCCGACGCGATGATGCAGCGGCACGACGCACGCGATGCCGTTCCACTTTACGAAGACAGCATCCGCCGCGATCCCGGTCCGTACGATCCCATTGAGAACGATCCACGCATTGGTCTGGCTTATGCGTATCTGGAAGACGGCCGCATGCACGATGCGCTGTCTAGCATCCACGCGCTGGCCGACAGTGAAGCGCGCTGGCTGCACTTGCGCAACGTGCGCGGCAACACGCAGAACCAGCGCAAGGTCGACGCCGATACCAGCGCCGCCGTGGTCGAGACGGATGAGGGCTTGTTGAAAACAGCTTACGACCGTCTTGCAGCGATGAGTGCCGAGGCGCCTGGCAATGCTGACATCCGCCGCGAGTTGGCAATGGCTGAACTGGAGCGTGGCTGGCCGCGTCGGGCGATGGATACGCTCAGGATCGCCGACACGCTGGACGAACGCGATGCCGACGCCGCGCTTGATCAGGCTACAGCCCATCAGGCGCTGTATGACTTCGCAGCGGAGGAATCCAATCTGGCACAGGCGCAGGAAGAGGCTGGTCGTAGTGGTCGCGTACAAGATGCACAGGCCGCGTGGGATCGCTATCGCGGCTGGCAATTCGATTTGACGCACGACAACGGCTGGGGCAACAACCCCGACTACGGTGACCGCGACGAGGAAACCCAAGCAACCCTCGCCAGTCCGCTGATCGACAATCACTGGCGCGTGCTTGCGTTGGCGCAATACGCCAGCGCGTCCCTGCCGGAGGGCGAGGTGTCGCGCGAGCGTGCGGGCCTGGGTGTGGAAGGCTATCTGCACGCGCTGCAGTTTTATCTGGAAGCACTGCCTTCGGCTGACCGTTTCGTAAAACGCACCGATGTCGCTGCTGGCTTCAACTGGGCGATCAGCGATCA
The sequence above is a segment of the Dyella sp. M7H15-1 genome. Coding sequences within it:
- a CDS encoding reverse transcriptase domain-containing protein, producing the protein MEFERDLQGNLKRLHEELRTQTYQPLPVKRQLIPKSGQPGKFRPLGIPTVYDRVWQQALMNRLEAIFEPIFDAASFGYRRGRSTKDAMRKIWTELEQGHEWVVDADLKDFFGSVNHDKLMELLHQRVADDDRNRRMRSRTYGGVEGSRVTGSLSDITSFCLLCANQVFL
- the pgaA gene encoding poly-beta-1,6 N-acetyl-D-glucosamine export porin PgaA, which translates into the protein MQVTADAASLLNQARAAREAGKRIEALAYCQEALARWPDNPEARQLNVTLLSELGASTRAMELGITLPSAKDPAVRDRLIADYDAHLVHWARGEPADAHHPYTEADQAAAQIQRLANDPSVPADIRLRATLDMLVVLDQADRADDVLAHYAELKKQGVSLPPYAEQVVADAMMQRHDARDAVPLYEDSIRRDPGPYDPIENDPRIGLAYAYLEDGRMHDALSSIHALADSEARWLHLRNVRGNTQNQRKVDADTSAAVVETDEGLLKTAYDRLAAMSAEAPGNADIRRELAMAELERGWPRRAMDTLRIADTLDERDADAALDQATAHQALYDFAAEESNLAQAQEEAGRSGRVQDAQAAWDRYRGWQFDLTHDNGWGNNPDYGDRDEETQATLASPLIDNHWRVLALAQYASASLPEGEVSRERAGLGVEGYLHALQFYLEALPSADRFVKRTDVAAGFNWAISDHWSWSTDWSSASNDVPLRAQYYGISGNSVSTAVQWRASELTSTRLALYRDCFSDGNLREGWLADFVQRLHTAPNLTLDGGVEIGGSHNSDIDRPYFNPRDDHSYALTGSLQNLFNQYADRSWTQRIDLAVGGYQELHYGTGLMVSARYGQIFQPHLGLRFGWGVSWHYQPYDGRHESRVVLDLTMHGGE